The Borrelia puertoricensis genome has a segment encoding these proteins:
- a CDS encoding BlyA family holin, whose protein sequence is MDHFTLTKLSEISELLININEIKLIVIATFILGIGLIFKPVIKDIISLLATKFKRKHKGKD, encoded by the coding sequence ATGGATCATTTCACTTTAACTAAATTGTCTGAAATATCAGAACTTTTAATTAATATCAATGAAATTAAATTAATTGTCATTGCCACTTTTATTTTAGGTATAGGACTTATCTTTAAACCGGTAATTAAAGATATCATAAGTTTATTAGCAACTAAATTTAAAAGAAAACATAAAGGAAAGGATTAA
- a CDS encoding DUF226 domain-containing protein — translation MSTKKSSIFIKIEKKNDKTLYHTKITKDFYIFGIDKNKNNRFFIILKELFNEKKCIFHLFSTKGDDKFLGIYYGYRKPIKNIMRRYEDNGELKTSTFSKVYYMEFRFKKGSIFCYIKGISSLVKREKIDTSYYKTLLAIVMKLEREVYEFYNKALPGKGNIIRWIEKNLK, via the coding sequence ATGTCAACAAAGAAAAGCTCTATTTTTATTAAAATAGAAAAAAAAAATGACAAAACACTATATCATACAAAAATCACTAAAGATTTCTATATATTTGGAATAGATAAAAATAAAAACAATAGATTTTTTATTATTTTGAAAGAACTTTTTAACGAAAAAAAATGTATATTTCACTTATTTTCTACAAAAGGAGATGATAAATTCTTAGGTATATATTATGGATATAGAAAACCAATAAAAAATATAATGAGGAGATATGAAGATAATGGAGAACTCAAAACATCTACCTTTTCAAAGGTCTATTACATGGAGTTTAGATTCAAAAAGGGAAGTATTTTTTGTTATATTAAAGGAATTTCTTCTCTAGTTAAACGAGAAAAAATAGATACATCATATTATAAAACATTACTTGCAATAGTAATGAAACTTGAAAGGGAAGTGTATGAATTTTACAACAAAGCATTACCAGGTAAAGGAAACATAATTAGATGGATAGAAAAAAACCTAAAATAA
- a CDS encoding DUF759 family protein encodes MDNKFTIKFKGILDHASTKKTLERDISKLEENLKPKLSSLKSTKDIIKANLKDKNAELAKQNKYERLRERVEKFRLTETKKLMKQGHSFEKAKREAFKRSTMSTKDLRNLEFKSLKENSKMQQNLIKKNNLTSKVIIGSAIGNIIASSIKGASSNMFAFAKSSVKDAAERKRIGILNSRIFNSTEKGKLLSTISRIKTFERGREKEEFLNKAAVIKRTLKNAGLENETNLLKAVELAAKLKASGLSSSDDAISSVVDLLRGEGGSIFNLMSQFDKFGNKYLEHAERKWQQDSFHDMGSRITKLDDVLSDFNELNLTNTTSSYDSATSSMDKIDEELKKLTASTLTPLMDFSAKALKKINEFNFHKDIVDPIINGIKSIFSLDRLIARLKSILPLWMGGDSGESLSKITHEDKSITTPPSGT; translated from the coding sequence ATGGATAATAAATTTACCATTAAATTTAAAGGTATACTCGATCATGCATCAACGAAAAAAACATTAGAGAGAGACATATCAAAATTAGAAGAGAACTTAAAACCCAAACTTTCTTCTCTCAAAAGTACTAAAGATATAATTAAAGCTAATTTAAAAGATAAAAATGCAGAACTTGCAAAACAAAATAAATATGAACGTTTAAGAGAGCGAGTAGAGAAATTTAGACTTACTGAGACTAAAAAGCTAATGAAGCAAGGACACAGCTTCGAAAAAGCTAAACGAGAAGCTTTTAAACGATCTACTATGTCTACTAAAGACTTACGTAATTTAGAATTTAAATCACTTAAAGAAAACTCTAAAATGCAACAAAATTTAATAAAAAAAAACAATTTGACTTCTAAAGTCATAATAGGAAGTGCAATTGGTAATATAATAGCTAGTTCCATTAAAGGTGCTTCCTCTAATATGTTTGCATTTGCAAAATCATCAGTAAAAGATGCTGCAGAAAGAAAACGAATAGGTATCCTAAACTCTAGAATTTTTAACTCAACTGAAAAAGGTAAGCTACTAAGTACTATATCAAGAATTAAAACATTTGAAAGGGGAAGAGAGAAGGAAGAGTTCTTAAATAAAGCTGCTGTTATTAAAAGAACTCTTAAGAATGCTGGACTAGAGAATGAAACTAATTTACTTAAAGCAGTAGAACTTGCAGCTAAACTTAAGGCTAGTGGACTCTCATCAAGTGATGATGCTATCTCTTCAGTTGTTGATTTACTTCGTGGAGAAGGTGGTTCAATCTTTAATTTAATGAGTCAATTTGATAAATTTGGTAACAAGTATCTTGAACATGCTGAGCGTAAATGGCAACAGGACTCTTTTCACGATATGGGTTCAAGAATAACTAAACTTGATGACGTGCTAAGTGATTTCAACGAATTAAATCTCACAAATACTACAAGCTCTTATGACTCTGCAACAAGTAGTATGGATAAGATAGATGAAGAATTAAAAAAACTAACTGCTTCCACATTAACACCTTTAATGGATTTTTCCGCTAAAGCACTTAAAAAGATCAATGAATTTAACTTTCATAAAGATATCGTTGATCCTATAATAAACGGAATTAAAAGCATTTTTAGTTTAGATAGACTTATTGCAAGACTTAAATCAATATTGCCCTTATGGATGGGAGGAGATAGTGGTGAGAGCTTATCAAAAATTACTCATGAAGATAAATCTATTACTACTCCTCCCAGTGGTACTTAA
- a CDS encoding DUF777 family protein, whose protein sequence is MNFNYEIYRMNQSMSGSALTQEESKEWIANNICISKIGIIKSFNSDTQEGVVEIEEYKGLEIHTRNISNINLSLHKDDKVVLLQSSINLFNTDDNIYFDKHHFYILSAIDPKYLKIYAKHKLDIRNEITSLKDILEAIVSAINNLRIIGNSSIDYSSLSYYTSKINSKINNLFN, encoded by the coding sequence ATGAACTTTAATTATGAAATTTATAGAATGAATCAGAGCATGTCTGGTTCTGCTTTAACTCAAGAAGAGAGCAAAGAATGGATAGCTAACAATATATGCATATCAAAAATAGGAATTATAAAATCATTTAACAGCGATACTCAAGAAGGCGTTGTAGAAATTGAAGAATATAAAGGACTTGAGATTCACACTCGTAATATATCGAATATCAATCTAAGTCTTCACAAAGATGACAAAGTAGTACTTCTTCAATCAAGTATTAATCTATTTAATACAGATGACAATATATATTTTGATAAACATCATTTTTATATATTAAGTGCAATTGACCCTAAGTATCTTAAAATATATGCTAAACATAAGTTGGATATACGTAATGAGATAACTAGTCTTAAAGACATCTTAGAGGCAATTGTCAGTGCGATTAATAACTTAAGAATTATAGGAAATTCAAGCATTGATTACTCTTCTCTCTCTTACTATACATCAAAAATAAATAGCAAAATTAATAATTTATTTAATTAG
- a CDS encoding DUF2634 domain-containing protein: MDLKVDLQFNLVSGSDLQIADGIEEQKQRLFIFLKTPKGSLALNPTWGFDYTHILKLCKLGTLEQIKYYLYSVAQELEIDLTGVNININSKLLQITLYFPGDSFQMEICI; this comes from the coding sequence ATGGATTTAAAGGTTGATTTGCAGTTTAATTTAGTATCAGGCTCAGACTTACAGATTGCTGATGGAATAGAAGAGCAAAAACAAAGATTATTTATTTTCCTTAAAACCCCTAAAGGAAGTCTTGCTCTAAATCCAACATGGGGATTTGATTATACACATATCCTTAAATTATGTAAGCTTGGCACTCTAGAGCAAATTAAATATTATCTCTACTCTGTTGCCCAAGAACTGGAAATTGATCTTACTGGAGTTAACATTAATATAAACTCAAAACTGCTGCAAATTACTCTCTATTTTCCTGGTGATTCTTTTCAAATGGAGATTTGCATATGA
- a CDS encoding DUF685 domain-containing protein: protein MSTDERLLMDENEFIQIKDLNRVNDIKNSDLLLLDDGVASCNAITYENFLQKTKDKTFKGEGLSYFKEVIKDTIATELAENSEFTDKLYSKLLSKLMNNDSSYKSNLSSSIRSDLTSNMSSYSHFSSSDKFVTISTYNSLQKTTIPEYLTGIPSSFSLSRERSSSSYIYESSLRSKSYLLDMTSEYSNEDVKLIFYKSDDDKPIYLDIYLDVTINAGGSKHTKKVSVKYSDESQTSIIYYNSAKNAYIDTVVPLFRGWYIQKYRYLSGNRVPVLVKL from the coding sequence TTGTCAACAGATGAGAGACTTTTAATGGACGAGAATGAATTTATACAAATTAAAGATTTAAATAGGGTAAATGATATAAAAAATAGTGATTTACTTTTATTAGATGATGGTGTTGCAAGTTGTAATGCAATTACTTATGAAAACTTCCTTCAAAAGACTAAAGATAAAACGTTTAAAGGAGAAGGATTATCTTACTTTAAGGAAGTAATTAAAGACACTATTGCAACAGAACTTGCTGAGAATAGTGAATTTACAGATAAACTTTACTCTAAACTACTAAGCAAACTTATGAATAATGACTCAAGTTATAAGAGTAATTTATCTAGTTCTATCAGAAGTGATCTTACAAGTAATATGAGTTCTTATTCGCATTTCTCTAGTTCAGACAAATTTGTTACTATATCAACTTATAATTCATTACAAAAAACTACAATACCAGAATATTTAACAGGCATTCCTTCAAGTTTTAGTTTATCAAGAGAGAGAAGCTCTAGTTCTTATATTTATGAATCCTCTCTTAGAAGTAAGTCTTACTTACTAGATATGACATCTGAGTATAGCAACGAAGATGTTAAACTTATATTTTATAAAAGTGATGACGATAAGCCTATTTATTTAGATATATATCTTGACGTAACAATTAATGCTGGTGGTAGCAAACATACAAAAAAAGTATCTGTTAAATATTCTGATGAATCACAAACATCAATAATATACTATAATAGTGCCAAGAATGCTTACATAGACACTGTAGTACCATTATTTAGAGGATGGTACATACAAAAATATAGATATCTAAGCGGAAATCGTGTTCCGGTTTTAGTAAAACTGTAA
- a CDS encoding DUF1473 family protein, with protein sequence MITRYKMNILSKDKTYEYQIKVLPVYTWDSILGFNQEEAINKLNDVKYLKEITNLMIKPGFLDEFYVILDYNREFISYYKDYLIAILYSIEFNTFHLDSEFKKPALLFLKEYENNVGDFVTFDYITDEFNYECVISKLKSKANNETYR encoded by the coding sequence ATGATTACAAGATATAAAATGAACATATTAAGCAAAGACAAAACTTATGAATACCAAATAAAAGTATTACCTGTTTATACGTGGGACTCTATACTAGGATTTAATCAAGAAGAAGCTATAAATAAACTTAATGATGTTAAGTATTTGAAAGAAATAACTAATTTAATGATCAAACCCGGGTTTTTAGATGAGTTTTACGTAATACTGGATTACAATAGAGAATTCATAAGTTATTATAAAGATTATCTTATTGCTATTCTTTATTCTATAGAATTTAATACATTTCATTTAGACTCAGAATTTAAAAAACCAGCCCTCCTTTTTCTTAAAGAATATGAGAATAATGTTGGTGATTTTGTTACTTTTGATTACATTACCGATGAATTTAATTATGAATGTGTAATTTCAAAACTTAAATCAAAGGCTAATAATGAAACATATAGATAA
- a CDS encoding DUF1463 family protein translates to MGLYDLKEVYLSISGRQINSGKLELTSEPTTRAVISNEDRGMPVISLRDPKTITYIFSIEVTLGSHDYILLTQISDDQFYNMNVSKEDKMMDLVFNDRITTKIISNCAVFTEEPSRSYSAEAEKVTFEIRAINCQKITPKN, encoded by the coding sequence ATGGGATTATATGATTTAAAGGAAGTTTATCTCTCTATCTCGGGAAGACAAATTAATAGTGGAAAATTAGAACTTACAAGTGAACCTACAACTAGAGCAGTAATTAGTAATGAAGATAGAGGAATGCCTGTTATCAGTCTTCGAGATCCCAAAACCATTACTTATATATTTAGTATTGAAGTAACACTTGGTAGTCATGATTACATATTACTAACTCAAATCTCTGATGACCAATTTTACAACATGAATGTAAGTAAAGAAGATAAAATGATGGATTTGGTATTTAATGATAGGATAACAACAAAAATAATCAGTAACTGTGCTGTATTTACTGAAGAACCATCAAGAAGTTACTCAGCAGAAGCAGAAAAAGTTACTTTTGAAATTAGAGCTATCAATTGCCAAAAAATAACACCTAAAAATTAA
- a CDS encoding DUF693 family protein — protein MILLKYDFKIEFYSTISSNKNITGDATPEHSPKIIINTQHGIYVDISISNVYSSYNFVRAKQAKLVLWNLHLDFNNHIHEGDIVKIYYKKFAHEDSFTFIMAGYLGVPMSSDYPSGDFSIELELHLASKSNFFNRELETKQFKGMTVEDAINFAFPGRNIINMSTNDRLKIIEEHIYARTPKEFIEKLSKKYIQNVIADVGNGVDLVECNFIFTNHQLTGPDAHYESLEDYGLEFIPKQEITIGTTLNIRLIYWRAKLTYTHKLKVGDRVSFRDSLGNIIKSTICETNASLSNSGECSLNLKLYDDINHLKMK, from the coding sequence GTGATATTACTTAAATATGATTTTAAGATTGAATTTTACTCTACTATTAGCTCAAATAAAAATATTACTGGTGATGCAACACCAGAACACTCTCCTAAAATCATTATCAACACACAACATGGCATTTATGTTGATATCTCAATATCTAATGTCTATTCAAGTTACAATTTTGTAAGGGCAAAACAAGCCAAACTTGTTCTTTGGAATTTACACCTCGATTTCAACAATCACATACATGAAGGAGATATTGTAAAGATATACTATAAAAAATTTGCTCATGAAGACTCATTTACATTCATTATGGCAGGTTATCTGGGAGTCCCAATGAGCAGTGACTATCCTAGTGGTGATTTTAGCATAGAGCTTGAACTTCATTTAGCATCAAAGAGTAATTTCTTTAACCGAGAACTTGAAACAAAACAATTTAAAGGAATGACGGTTGAAGACGCTATAAACTTTGCCTTTCCGGGTAGAAATATAATCAATATGAGCACTAATGACAGACTTAAAATCATAGAAGAGCATATTTATGCTAGAACTCCAAAAGAATTTATAGAAAAATTATCTAAAAAATATATACAAAATGTTATTGCTGATGTTGGTAATGGAGTTGATTTGGTTGAATGTAATTTTATATTCACAAATCATCAATTAACCGGTCCTGATGCTCATTATGAGTCACTTGAAGATTATGGTCTTGAATTTATCCCAAAGCAAGAAATTACTATAGGCACTACTCTTAATATAAGACTTATATATTGGAGAGCAAAGCTTACTTATACTCATAAATTAAAAGTTGGTGACAGAGTATCATTTAGAGATTCTTTGGGGAATATAATAAAGAGCACCATTTGTGAAACTAATGCTTCTCTTAGCAATTCTGGTGAATGTTCACTTAACTTAAAGCTTTATGATGACATTAATCATCTAAAAATGAAATAA
- a CDS encoding chromosome replication/partitioning protein — translation MKIELNKRVLVDEEDPDEKKLFSTNEEKILYYNSLKERLKANFRKEIFHKIDSIRILKEIKDNEYYKLDGYKSFDGFIKSYRLAKSQVYVYLKIANAMEEGLVEEQYIIENGIHDALNYIQTKESPKIKKSKQNPIKPLRFQLKSQDSYDFYKKNAKLTGFILDRLFAYKKDLLDEFINEFKNFEK, via the coding sequence ATGAAAATCGAACTAAATAAAAGAGTTTTAGTAGATGAGGAGGATCCTGATGAGAAAAAATTATTTTCTACTAATGAAGAAAAAATCTTGTATTATAATTCTTTAAAAGAAAGATTAAAAGCTAATTTTAGAAAGGAAATTTTTCACAAAATAGATAGCATTAGGATTTTAAAAGAAATAAAAGATAACGAATATTATAAATTAGATGGATATAAGAGTTTTGATGGATTTATAAAAAGTTATAGACTTGCAAAAAGTCAAGTATATGTTTATTTGAAAATAGCAAATGCTATGGAAGAAGGATTAGTTGAAGAACAGTATATTATTGAAAATGGCATCCATGATGCTCTTAATTATATACAAACTAAGGAAAGTCCAAAAATAAAGAAATCAAAGCAAAATCCAATAAAACCGCTACGCTTTCAACTTAAAAGTCAAGATAGTTATGATTTTTATAAGAAAAATGCTAAACTCACTGGCTTTATATTAGATAGATTGTTTGCTTATAAAAAAGATTTGCTAGATGAGTTTATAAATGAATTTAAAAATTTTGAGAAGTAA
- a CDS encoding BlyB family putative holin accessory protein: MNLTTAKLSIDILNKFTELLKQDSNTNTQKYINIFSRVINYFYSMYRDNLIKREQAESMKILSQFDDILRINLEIIDSSNEHLSKENTKRIASLRLKRNKFMHAYINKLKEEDRNNE, from the coding sequence TTGAATTTAACTACTGCAAAATTAAGTATAGATATACTAAACAAATTTACAGAACTGCTAAAGCAAGACTCAAATACCAACACACAAAAATACATTAATATCTTTAGCAGAGTAATAAATTACTTTTATTCTATGTACAGGGATAATTTAATTAAAAGGGAACAAGCTGAAAGCATGAAAATACTCTCACAATTTGATGACATCTTAAGAATTAATTTAGAGATAATAGATAGCTCTAATGAACATTTAAGTAAAGAGAATACAAAACGCATTGCTTCACTACGTTTAAAGAGAAATAAGTTTATGCATGCTTATATTAATAAGCTTAAAGAAGAGGACAGAAATAATGAATAG
- a CDS encoding DUF792 family protein has protein sequence MQPMEIFQIIKDTVTQIFALFGTDNFIVLFPRPDLKGLGYLPQLFFIKPKFELITRTYNTTCSKRPVINYYLRKAEYVSYNPVLTGEVIALNGGVLTSLYKNMLAPLKLTPFGNSLLEFDSNLVKEQLAGRLQAQVPFTAYSPTFGIKELVVITSLTFKDVPFIDEVELNLNMEVIKTFALEKYKG, from the coding sequence ATGCAACCTATGGAAATATTTCAAATTATTAAAGATACTGTAACACAAATATTTGCTTTATTTGGCACAGATAATTTTATTGTTCTCTTCCCAAGACCTGATCTTAAGGGACTTGGGTATTTGCCCCAATTATTCTTTATTAAACCTAAATTTGAACTTATAACTCGTACTTATAACACCACATGTTCCAAACGTCCTGTAATTAATTACTACTTAAGGAAAGCTGAATATGTAAGTTATAACCCTGTACTTACAGGAGAAGTTATTGCTTTAAATGGTGGTGTACTTACAAGTCTTTATAAGAATATGTTAGCTCCACTGAAATTAACTCCTTTTGGTAACTCACTACTTGAATTTGATAGTAATTTAGTTAAAGAACAACTGGCTGGTAGACTTCAAGCACAAGTTCCCTTTACTGCTTATAGTCCAACTTTTGGCATTAAAGAATTAGTTGTAATTACTTCCCTAACATTTAAAGATGTGCCTTTCATAGATGAAGTTGAGCTTAATCTTAACATGGAAGTTATTAAAACTTTTGCTTTAGAAAAATACAAAGGATAA
- a CDS encoding BlyB family putative holin accessory protein: MTLDISSLNTALNAIETLFSTLSNFEDGSFNVNAHKIFMLLNEAYTEYRIIFTKNMERLENALTPQIQEALTPINNKIQEFIEKVNNNPENMRLPKWEGTKESYSKEL, translated from the coding sequence ATGACACTTGACATCAGTTCATTAAATACTGCTTTAAATGCAATAGAAACATTATTTAGTACACTGTCTAATTTTGAAGATGGCTCTTTTAACGTGAATGCTCATAAAATATTTATGCTACTTAATGAAGCTTACACAGAATACAGAATTATTTTCACTAAAAACATGGAAAGATTAGAGAATGCATTAACGCCCCAAATCCAAGAAGCATTAACTCCTATTAATAACAAAATACAAGAATTTATAGAAAAGGTTAATAATAATCCTGAAAACATGAGATTGCCAAAATGGGAAGGAACAAAAGAATCATATTCAAAGGAGTTATAA
- a CDS encoding ERF family protein: MNANKITKNQHTRTRMRRAVKKLGKQKGKVTDIRVNNQALVTDENQARVNFLKSLYSLRMNLSGVAKNLNGYGYKYQNFNEIIREIKNVIKSNNLDIDFLQCPTFKVVGNNTINVITTTFYSPSSGYCESFDTPIYTEEFSSLGAKNQNTLSQLVGSCITYHKRYALVGYLSIESEVDTDASSSLPELENNRDRVKVIAKNNDGNTQVNISGNNVETNKFKYYRNLLIAARNMHKFVLNKPFNSLEEINSYLKSIQVGDDSSILEYFNKNKTLKSIQYWCNLIKEYFSKSSRDPEKIEKFDVFLAFDLDKLGNSPLKLFGHLSTDKEFDCLFRSA; the protein is encoded by the coding sequence ATGAATGCAAATAAAATAACAAAAAATCAACATACAAGAACTAGAATGCGCAGAGCAGTTAAGAAACTGGGGAAACAAAAGGGAAAAGTAACAGATATAAGAGTAAATAATCAAGCTTTAGTAACTGATGAGAATCAAGCAAGGGTAAACTTTCTAAAATCTCTATACAGTCTACGTATGAATTTAAGTGGTGTTGCTAAGAATCTTAATGGATATGGGTATAAATATCAAAATTTCAATGAGATAATCAGAGAGATAAAGAATGTTATAAAGAGTAACAATTTAGATATTGATTTCCTGCAATGTCCAACATTTAAAGTTGTGGGAAATAATACAATTAATGTTATTACAACAACATTTTACAGTCCAAGTAGTGGTTACTGTGAGTCATTTGATACTCCAATTTACACAGAAGAATTTTCTTCTCTAGGGGCAAAGAATCAAAATACTTTATCTCAACTTGTAGGTTCATGTATAACATATCATAAAAGATATGCTCTTGTAGGATACCTATCAATAGAGAGTGAAGTTGACACTGATGCTAGTTCATCATTACCCGAGCTAGAAAATAATAGAGATAGAGTTAAAGTTATTGCCAAAAACAATGATGGAAATACACAAGTAAATATATCAGGAAATAATGTAGAGACAAATAAATTTAAGTATTATAGAAATCTACTCATAGCAGCACGTAATATGCATAAATTTGTTCTTAATAAACCATTTAACAGTTTAGAAGAGATAAATTCATATCTTAAATCTATTCAAGTTGGAGATGATTCAAGTATACTTGAATACTTTAATAAAAATAAAACATTAAAGAGTATACAGTATTGGTGTAATTTGATAAAAGAGTATTTTAGTAAGAGTAGTAGAGACCCAGAAAAGATAGAAAAGTTTGATGTATTTTTAGCTTTTGATTTAGATAAGCTTGGTAATAGTCCACTGAAATTATTTGGGCATTTATCTACTGATAAGGAATTTGATTGTTTATTTAGATCTGCATAA
- a CDS encoding BBA14 family lipoprotein: MNCTTITSLTKEPTMPDDSNLESISKYESELSKYVLYLQGFLVDAKKKTKNEDFPKFTFFDASKLKSEHTIKTLNFNISLLQEYISQIKPIAEDIYKRYTKLK, from the coding sequence ATGAATTGCACAACCATTACTTCCTTAACTAAAGAACCAACTATGCCAGATGATTCTAATTTAGAATCAATAAGTAAATACGAATCTGAACTCTCAAAATACGTACTTTATTTACAAGGATTTTTAGTTGATGCTAAGAAAAAGACAAAGAATGAAGATTTTCCCAAATTTACTTTTTTTGATGCAAGCAAATTAAAATCAGAACATACAATAAAAACATTAAATTTTAATATCTCCCTACTGCAAGAATATATCTCTCAAATAAAACCTATTGCTGAAGATATATATAAAAGATATACGAAATTAAAATAA
- a CDS encoding DUF735 family protein, which translates to MSIPGFLHKTQIEKFIRSELDYANKILAEIKSLNSNFSGIIASNYLSSHFIAVWLSNVFKTFHYKSRPLKELASNIDSVIFALRHIGTDESFIRLFKAFLNVDIEITTPEAGVISIKLLGSIKTNFISYITPSTAVGVKPKRIRLRQSKQGYEDKYKILAFNFIPKGYSHSIYAFIKGMIPIGRKLKIIDNQNIEVVSFN; encoded by the coding sequence TTGAGCATACCAGGTTTTCTTCATAAAACACAAATAGAAAAATTTATACGTTCAGAATTAGATTATGCAAATAAAATACTTGCTGAAATTAAGAGCTTAAATTCTAATTTCTCTGGTATTATTGCTAGTAACTATCTATCTTCTCATTTTATTGCTGTCTGGTTATCAAACGTATTTAAAACTTTTCACTACAAAAGTCGCCCATTAAAAGAGCTTGCAAGCAATATTGACAGCGTCATTTTTGCTTTAAGACATATTGGTACTGATGAGTCATTTATTAGATTATTTAAAGCTTTTCTTAATGTTGATATTGAAATTACAACACCAGAAGCTGGGGTTATTAGTATTAAATTACTTGGAAGTATAAAAACTAATTTCATATCATATATTACTCCTAGTACTGCTGTTGGAGTAAAACCCAAACGTATACGCTTACGTCAATCAAAACAAGGATACGAAGATAAATATAAAATACTAGCATTCAATTTCATTCCTAAAGGATATTCACATTCAATATATGCTTTTATTAAAGGCATGATTCCTATAGGAAGAAAACTTAAAATTATTGACAATCAAAATATAGAAGTTGTTTCTTTTAACTAA
- a CDS encoding ParA family protein: MDRKKPKIITVASIKGGVGKSTTSIIFAILLAKKYKVLLIDIDTQASTTSYFYKEFISKKISLVNKNIYRVLKERLNIDDSIVNLKNNLDLIPSYLSLHKFASESIPLKELRLKDNLLFLKADYDYIIIDTNPSLEFTLANALLSSNYVIVPMTAEKWSVESLDLLEFYMKKLRMKLPIFILVTRFKKNNTHKQLLKYVQSKKGFLGFIHEREDLNKKIAQNEDFDLDKDYIKEYEDALSKLLKQINE, encoded by the coding sequence ATGGATAGAAAAAAACCTAAAATAATAACAGTAGCATCAATTAAAGGTGGTGTTGGAAAAAGTACAACCAGTATAATATTTGCAATTTTATTAGCAAAGAAATATAAAGTATTATTAATTGACATTGACACACAAGCATCAACAACTAGTTATTTTTATAAAGAATTTATAAGTAAAAAGATTAGTCTTGTAAATAAAAATATATATAGAGTTTTGAAAGAAAGATTGAATATTGATGACTCTATTGTGAATCTTAAAAATAATTTGGATTTAATCCCTAGTTATTTAAGTTTGCACAAATTCGCTAGCGAATCTATACCTCTTAAGGAGTTGAGATTAAAGGATAATTTACTTTTTTTAAAGGCAGATTATGATTACATAATAATTGATACAAATCCTAGTTTAGAGTTTACATTGGCTAATGCATTGCTATCCAGCAATTATGTGATAGTTCCAATGACAGCAGAAAAATGGTCAGTTGAAAGTCTTGATTTATTAGAATTTTATATGAAAAAGTTAAGGATGAAACTTCCAATTTTTATCCTTGTGACAAGATTTAAGAAAAATAATACACATAAACAGTTATTGAAATATGTTCAATCAAAAAAGGGATTTTTAGGATTTATTCATGAAAGAGAAGATTTAAATAAGAAGATTGCACAAAATGAAGACTTTGATTTAGATAAGGATTATATTAAGGAATATGAAGATGCATTATCAAAACTTTTAAAACAAATAAATGAATAA
- a CDS encoding DUF1322 family protein, giving the protein MKHIDKFVESINATRTRYFALIDDIKRHKYWLPIITGICSYREIKCMTYDEFIEVSKIAEAKIEKEILELILSK; this is encoded by the coding sequence ATGAAACATATAGATAAATTTGTTGAGAGTATTAATGCTACTCGTACTCGTTACTTTGCTTTAATTGACGATATAAAAAGACATAAATATTGGCTACCAATAATTACTGGTATCTGTTCATACAGAGAAATTAAATGTATGACATACGATGAATTTATTGAAGTAAGCAAAATTGCTGAAGCTAAGATAGAGAAGGAAATACTTGAACTGATTTTATCTAAATAA